Proteins encoded by one window of Chondromyces crocatus:
- a CDS encoding alpha/beta hydrolase — MAEASRVARAAFVAVVTGLWAPGSAWGSEDELPSSEERDVEPTAASTATTSSSPGDPVSPADTTANPTDAAARWCAPELEELADEVCVFSPTREASGPRTLVISLHGVISPNSGWQWAQQRGAARIGARYGATVLMPHGRQGIGPKGMESWWAWPTADAMQKAHEDALIAQWDAARATLEQRDGRRFERVFVFGFSNGAYYATSLALRGKLPVDGYAVFAGGSGAKYLELAGQRTKQRAPIFVAWGGKDKAHRDQQALASLLKRLKWPSASLGAPRAGHTVTDAQVTKAMAFLSGKEKATDAGRPEEATSQQGTGKRGDVERDAKARRAPAGKKGAVRAQTPKKAR, encoded by the coding sequence ATGGCGGAGGCTTCGCGGGTAGCCAGAGCGGCGTTCGTTGCAGTCGTGACGGGGCTCTGGGCTCCCGGGAGCGCGTGGGGCAGCGAGGATGAGCTGCCCTCATCCGAGGAGCGTGACGTCGAGCCGACGGCTGCCTCCACCGCCACGACCTCCTCCAGTCCAGGCGATCCCGTGAGCCCCGCAGACACGACCGCGAACCCTACCGACGCGGCGGCGCGATGGTGCGCGCCCGAGCTGGAGGAGCTCGCGGACGAGGTGTGCGTGTTCTCTCCCACGCGGGAGGCCTCGGGTCCGCGCACGCTGGTGATCTCGCTGCACGGGGTGATCTCGCCGAACTCGGGCTGGCAGTGGGCGCAGCAGCGGGGCGCAGCACGGATCGGGGCGCGCTACGGGGCAACGGTGCTGATGCCCCACGGGCGGCAAGGGATCGGGCCGAAGGGGATGGAGTCGTGGTGGGCCTGGCCCACGGCCGACGCGATGCAGAAGGCCCACGAGGATGCGCTGATCGCGCAGTGGGATGCTGCGCGCGCGACGCTGGAGCAGCGCGATGGGCGTCGGTTCGAGCGGGTCTTCGTCTTCGGGTTCTCGAACGGGGCCTACTACGCGACCTCGCTGGCGCTGCGAGGCAAGCTGCCGGTGGACGGGTACGCGGTGTTCGCCGGCGGGTCGGGCGCGAAGTACCTGGAACTCGCAGGGCAGCGGACGAAGCAGCGGGCACCGATCTTCGTGGCCTGGGGTGGGAAGGACAAGGCACACCGTGATCAGCAGGCGCTCGCGAGCCTGCTGAAACGGCTGAAGTGGCCCTCGGCGTCGCTGGGCGCACCGCGGGCCGGACACACGGTGACCGATGCGCAGGTGACGAAGGCGATGGCGTTCCTGAGCGGCAAGGAGAAGGCGACGGACGCAGGCCGCCCGGAAGAGGCGACGAGCCAGCAGGGCACCGGAAAGCGTGGCGACGTCGAGCGCGATGCGAAGGCTCGGCGAGCGCCTGCAGGAAAGAAGGGGGCAGTCCGCGCACAGACGCCGAAGAAGGCGCGCTGA
- a CDS encoding nitroreductase family protein: MENPALTDHPIHELLVRRFSPRAFGPESVSTEQLLSLLEAARWSPSCANEQPWSYVVARREDTEAFARLLSCLVEKNQVWAKHAAVLMISVARTHFVKGEKVNQHAWYDVGQATALLTVEATAVGLRVHQMAGFDAAKAREVLRIPAGHEAVAAIALGHPGDPETLPEDLKQRELAPRQRKPLSDFAFGGAWGESVPSEEK, from the coding sequence ATGGAGAATCCCGCGCTGACCGACCATCCCATCCACGAGCTGCTGGTACGGCGCTTCAGCCCCCGCGCCTTCGGACCCGAGTCGGTGTCGACCGAGCAATTGCTCTCGCTGCTGGAGGCTGCGCGATGGTCTCCTTCGTGCGCCAACGAACAGCCCTGGTCCTACGTCGTCGCCCGCCGTGAGGACACGGAAGCCTTCGCGCGGCTGCTGAGCTGCCTGGTCGAGAAGAACCAGGTGTGGGCGAAGCACGCGGCCGTGCTGATGATCTCGGTGGCACGCACGCATTTCGTGAAGGGCGAGAAGGTGAACCAGCACGCCTGGTACGATGTGGGTCAAGCGACCGCGTTGCTGACGGTGGAGGCGACCGCGGTGGGGCTGCGGGTGCACCAGATGGCGGGCTTCGACGCTGCCAAGGCGCGCGAGGTGCTGCGGATCCCCGCAGGGCACGAGGCGGTCGCGGCGATCGCTCTCGGTCATCCAGGCGATCCGGAGACGCTGCCCGAGGATCTGAAGCAGCGGGAGCTGGCGCCGCGTCAGCGCAAGCCGCTCTCCGACTTCGCGTTCGGCGGTGCGTGGGGCGAGTCGGTTCCCAGCGAGGAAAAGTAG
- a CDS encoding monovalent cation/H+ antiporter subunit A: MILALLALLPFLGAPVAALMIRAGRNACAVSAGLVVTAALALLGSLTPRVLAGEVVRERFAWVPSLGLHASFFLDPLGLVLAGLVLGIGLLIVVYARFYLAKDDPMGRFYGFLLLFQGAMVGIALSNNVLLLLIFWELTSLSSFLLIGYWRHQAEARRGARMALTITGAGGLSLIGGLILLGNIAGSFELTDILQRKEAIQASPLYLPALLLILGGCFTKSAQFPFHFWLPQAMAAPTPVSAYLHSATMVKAGIFLMARLWPVLAGTDAWFYIVATTGLVTMLFGAVTALFKDDLKGLLAYSTISHLGMLTMLFGFGTPMAAVVGVFHLINHATFKAALFMNAGIVDHETGTRDLKRLGGLASIMPISATLGVLAAASMAGLPPLNGFLSKEMMLEEAAHTPWLGQAWLVPAIATLAATLSVAYALRYIVHTYFGPRRSDDLGAPHDPPFGLWAPSALLVVLVILIGLFPATVAGPLVRATSTAVIGAEPPEVALSLWHGFTPALGMSVVAVIGGSSLLAVHFRAGSLWQRLGLPEAAAGFEAVVVAAVKGSRKLTVALHNGSLQRYLAFFIGTAIVLGFAGFWGVTHEGGTRPTLPVRALTVVGWLVLLVCTGAVLVLHRSRYAPLLFMGVISMVIALGFVFLSAPDLALTQVSVDVVTILLMLLALNLLPKETPRESSVPRRVRDAVLAVLGGVGMGAAAWSVMTREHHPISDFYWKNALPKGGGTNVVNVILVDFRGFDTFGEITVLGIAALTIFALLETANRGQAGRRLSRWRPARDLSPERYPLVLVMATRLLLPLAVLTAVFVFLRGHNSPGGGFIAGLVISLAVLMQYLASGFKWADLRVRPDHHALIGWGVLVAALTGLGALVFDVPFLTSAFGHFEVPVLGELELSTAMVFDIGVSLAVVGAVMLALAQLAAASKRAKQWAAKNEEEEARASQVRLSSVTDPGGPESRTSRARFSRMTDPGGAE, from the coding sequence GTGATCCTGGCTCTTCTCGCGCTGCTTCCCTTTCTGGGCGCCCCTGTGGCGGCCCTCATGATCCGTGCAGGCCGGAATGCATGCGCGGTCTCTGCTGGGCTCGTCGTCACGGCGGCGCTTGCCCTCCTGGGCTCGCTCACGCCCCGCGTGCTCGCTGGAGAGGTCGTCCGAGAGCGCTTCGCGTGGGTCCCCTCCCTGGGCCTTCACGCGAGCTTCTTCCTCGATCCTCTGGGCCTCGTCCTGGCAGGACTGGTCCTCGGCATCGGCCTGCTGATCGTCGTCTACGCGAGGTTCTACCTGGCGAAGGACGACCCGATGGGTCGCTTCTACGGCTTCCTGCTCCTGTTCCAGGGCGCGATGGTGGGCATCGCGCTCTCGAACAACGTCCTCCTGCTCCTGATCTTCTGGGAGCTGACCAGCCTCTCGTCGTTCCTGCTGATCGGCTACTGGCGTCACCAGGCCGAAGCGCGACGGGGCGCGCGGATGGCGCTCACCATCACCGGCGCCGGCGGGCTCTCGCTGATCGGCGGCCTGATCCTTCTCGGCAACATCGCCGGCTCGTTCGAACTCACCGACATCCTTCAGCGCAAGGAGGCGATCCAGGCGTCCCCGCTCTATCTCCCCGCGCTCCTCCTGATCCTCGGCGGCTGCTTCACCAAATCGGCGCAGTTCCCGTTCCATTTCTGGCTACCGCAGGCCATGGCCGCCCCCACGCCGGTCAGTGCCTACCTGCACTCCGCCACCATGGTGAAGGCAGGCATCTTCCTCATGGCGCGCCTCTGGCCCGTGCTCGCCGGCACCGACGCCTGGTTCTACATCGTCGCCACCACCGGCCTCGTGACCATGCTCTTCGGCGCGGTGACCGCGCTGTTCAAGGACGACCTCAAGGGCCTCCTCGCCTACTCCACGATCAGCCACCTCGGCATGCTGACCATGCTCTTCGGCTTCGGTACCCCGATGGCCGCCGTGGTCGGCGTGTTCCACCTCATCAACCACGCCACGTTCAAGGCCGCGCTGTTCATGAACGCCGGCATCGTCGACCACGAGACCGGCACCCGTGATTTGAAGCGCCTCGGCGGCCTTGCGTCGATCATGCCCATCTCTGCCACCCTGGGCGTGCTCGCTGCGGCCTCCATGGCGGGCCTGCCACCCTTGAACGGCTTCCTCTCCAAGGAGATGATGCTCGAAGAGGCGGCCCACACCCCCTGGCTCGGGCAGGCCTGGCTGGTCCCCGCGATCGCCACCCTCGCCGCCACCCTCTCGGTCGCCTACGCGCTCCGCTACATCGTCCACACCTACTTCGGCCCCAGGCGGAGTGACGACCTCGGCGCCCCTCACGACCCGCCGTTCGGCCTGTGGGCCCCCTCGGCGCTCCTCGTGGTCCTGGTGATCCTCATCGGCCTGTTCCCCGCCACGGTGGCCGGGCCCCTGGTGCGCGCGACCTCCACCGCCGTCATCGGCGCCGAGCCTCCCGAGGTCGCGCTGAGCCTGTGGCATGGGTTCACCCCGGCGCTCGGCATGAGCGTCGTCGCCGTGATTGGCGGCAGTTCGCTGCTGGCCGTGCATTTCAGGGCCGGCTCTCTCTGGCAGCGCCTCGGCCTTCCGGAGGCCGCCGCCGGGTTCGAGGCGGTCGTCGTCGCCGCCGTGAAGGGCAGCCGCAAGCTGACCGTGGCCCTCCACAACGGCTCGCTCCAGCGCTACCTCGCCTTCTTCATCGGCACCGCGATCGTGCTCGGTTTCGCTGGCTTCTGGGGCGTGACCCACGAGGGCGGCACGCGACCCACGCTCCCCGTCCGCGCCCTCACCGTCGTCGGCTGGCTCGTCCTGCTCGTCTGCACCGGCGCCGTGCTCGTCCTGCACCGCAGCCGCTACGCCCCCCTGCTCTTCATGGGGGTGATCAGCATGGTGATCGCGCTCGGCTTCGTCTTCCTCTCTGCGCCCGATCTCGCCCTCACGCAGGTCTCGGTCGACGTCGTGACCATCCTGCTCATGCTGCTCGCGCTCAACCTCCTCCCCAAGGAGACCCCGCGCGAGAGCTCCGTCCCTCGGCGCGTCCGCGACGCGGTGCTCGCCGTTCTGGGAGGCGTCGGCATGGGCGCCGCCGCCTGGTCGGTGATGACCCGCGAGCACCACCCCATCTCCGATTTCTACTGGAAGAACGCTCTTCCCAAGGGTGGCGGCACCAACGTCGTCAACGTCATCCTCGTCGACTTCCGCGGCTTCGACACCTTCGGCGAGATCACCGTGCTCGGCATCGCCGCGCTCACCATCTTCGCCCTCCTCGAGACCGCCAACCGCGGCCAGGCGGGCCGCCGCCTCTCTCGCTGGCGACCGGCGCGCGACCTTTCACCCGAGCGCTATCCTCTCGTGCTCGTGATGGCGACGCGCCTCTTGCTCCCGCTCGCCGTGCTCACCGCCGTGTTCGTCTTCCTCCGAGGCCACAACAGCCCCGGAGGAGGCTTCATCGCCGGCCTGGTCATCTCCCTCGCCGTCCTCATGCAATACCTCGCTTCCGGCTTCAAATGGGCGGACCTCCGCGTCCGACCCGATCACCACGCCCTCATCGGCTGGGGCGTGCTCGTCGCTGCGCTGACGGGCCTCGGCGCACTCGTCTTCGACGTCCCCTTCCTGACCAGCGCCTTCGGCCACTTCGAGGTACCCGTCCTCGGCGAGCTCGAGCTGTCCACCGCCATGGTCTTCGACATCGGCGTCAGCCTGGCCGTCGTCGGCGCCGTCATGCTCGCCCTGGCCCAGCTCGCCGCCGCATCCAAGCGGGCCAAGCAATGGGCGGCCAAGAACGAAGAAGAGGAGGCCCGCGCCAGCCAGGTCAGGCTCTCCAGCGTGACCGATCCCGGAGGCCCCGAGAGCCGCACCAGCCGGGCCCGATTCTCCAGGATGACCGACCCCGGAGGTGCGGAATGA
- a CDS encoding Na+/H+ antiporter subunit C yields MSLEFLVATAIGVFTSAGIYLLLRGRTFDLVLGLAFLSYAINVFLFAMGGLIVDRPPIFDAAATEYADPVPQALVLTAIVIAFAMTALVLVLALRTFLETGTDQVDGEADASTRHSS; encoded by the coding sequence ATGAGCCTCGAATTCCTGGTCGCCACGGCCATCGGCGTCTTTACCTCGGCGGGCATCTACCTGCTCCTCCGCGGCCGCACCTTCGACCTCGTGCTCGGCCTCGCCTTCCTGTCCTACGCCATCAACGTCTTCCTGTTCGCCATGGGCGGCCTCATCGTCGACCGTCCCCCCATCTTCGACGCAGCAGCCACCGAGTACGCCGACCCCGTGCCCCAGGCGCTCGTCCTGACGGCCATCGTCATCGCCTTTGCCATGACCGCGCTGGTGCTCGTCCTCGCCCTGCGCACCTTCCTCGAGACCGGCACCGACCAGGTCGACGGCGAAGCCGACG